The window GGGTAACCAAACAAGCATCGGTCAAGACCACGGGTTATGATGAACATCTCCCCCAGATTGTCCCTTAACTTGGAAGGAACGATCAGGCGGCCTTTATTATCGATGTTATGATGGTACTCACCCATGAACATACCCGTTACCCCCACTTTCTAATAAGAATGTACCACAATCCTCCACTTTCCTCCACTATTTTTTATTATTACTTTATTAAGTTGGTATACAATTCTGACTATGATGGTTCTGCATTATCTATCATCAATAGACAAAAATCGTCAAATACCGCGGTGTATTGCGGGATTAAAGGATTAGATTACCTCCTATAAAAAAAGATTTAATGGAAAAATCTGCTGTCTATAACGGAATAATCTGTCTAAAGAAAAATAGACTAAAAACATTGCTAAAAAGATAAGCTTGCTGCCAGCACCTTTAATGTTTTTACGATTTATAAATATGGAACTAATGAATTTTAGTAAGAAAACAATGCTGAGTGGGTGGTAGTGGAGGATAGAGTGAGATGCGGGGAAACTTTTAACGTTTGATTGAGTTAATTGGCGCTCAAATTTCAGAGACTGTGGTGCAAAGTGGAGGAAAAACATAAACAGGCTTCAAGGAAAAAAAGGTCCCGCTGTATGCGGAACCTTTTTTAAATCCGTACTAATTTATGGGTACCATCAAATTCATACTCAAGCTCGAGAAGCCGGCTTGGAAAATCAAGTCCAAACTTATTCACATAATAAAGGATATTCCAGACCCGTTCCTGCGGGCTCCCTTCTGGCCTTAGTTCAAGAGAAACCCGATTAAATTTGCCGAGGGCAATGGAATGCTTCATCTTTATTGCTTCTTCAAGCTTCTTTTGCATAAAGCCGATTTGCGAAAGGATGATACTTTCATTCTTTTTCACTAAAGCAAGAATAGCCGGTTCAATTTCAATTGTTTTATCTTCAATCCGCCTGTATTGAGCATTGACTTCCTTGATGGCGTTCTGAAAAACGGATTCAAGTTCAGGGTCCTGGATTGAATCAAGGTACCTCTCCTCATCCGGCCCTGTCCCCCGCCTAATTGTCTCAGATACATTCAAGTCAAGTTCCTGAATATCTCTTTCAATAGTTCTATCGATGAATGTAATGTTCAGCCTTGGCACAATTGGGGGCATTTTCATGCCGAAGTTTTCAAACACAAGCTTCAGCTCGGCCCAATAAGCTATTTCTCCCGGACCCCCTATAAACGACAAGACCGGGAACAGCCATTCCTGCATTAATGGCCTTGTCACAACATTATTACTAAGGCTGGCAGGTTCATTCCTGGCTATCTGCAGCAATTCCTCAAGGGTAAATGAAAGGCTGCCTTTATTGCCGACGAAACACCCTGACATCGGATCAAAATCAAGCAGAACTCGTTCATTGATAGTTTTATCATAATAAAATAAATTTGCTGAGTTCTCGGAAGCATCTATCGTTTTAGGGAAACCGCCTTTGCTTATTTCCTCCTGCTGACGGAGCAATGCAGAAATAATTGCTTCCTGGCCGAGGATGATGTCCTCGAACCTCGAACGTTCAATTTCTCTTAATTCAGGATTCCCAGAATCAATTAGCAAGAGACCGGAGTCAGGAAAGAGACCGGTAATTAAGTCTCCAAAAAAGTCAGTGAATGTTTCGGAACGCTTTAACGCGTCCTCCATAAATGCTTTAACCTGCCGAGTATGTCCGGTTTCCCCAAAAAGGGAAAGTATACTGGCAACCCAAGAACGGCAAAGCTCCTTATCTATCCGGATGTCAGTGACCATCTTTTTCTGAATTACTTTTTGAGGAAAAATCCACTTGTCCGCCCTTGTGCCAATCGGGACATAAACATGGTTCACTTCCTGATAGTCATGGTCTTCACCGGCAATCCAGAAAACGGGAACGACTGGGATTCCAAGTTCCTTCTCTTTCTGCCTGGCTAGTTGAATAATGGAAATGACTTTATGTATCGAGTATAAAGGCCCGGTAAGGATGCCCGCCTGCTGCCCGCCAATAATTACCGCGCTGTCCGGCCGCTTCAATTTTTCAAGCGAGTTTTTAATTGCTGCAGACGGCTGGAAACGCGCCATATACTTTTCGATATGTACGGCAAGCTCTTCTCTCGGAAATTGCCTTGTAGCTAGTTCATCAAGCCTTGCCCTGTCAGCTCCAGGCTCATTATATGTATAGTGGAAAAATGGCATTACTTCATTTGTCTGCTGCAAATAATAAGATGCAAACGGATTTGCCGCAGGCAATAAGAGATTTGAAACCTCCATACAGTACTTCCTTTCTGCAAAAACAATTGTGTATCAATACCATATGAGTATAGCATTTACATTACGTAAACAAAAAAAACTTTGCCTGACAATCTACTTTAAGGAAATTGGACGGCAGTTGTCGCACGTTGAATTAATCCAAATACGATCAGCCCTAGGTACCCAATAAAAAACAAAAGGAAATTAAATCTCCAAAATCCTCTGAAGACTTTTCCAAGAACTACTTCCCCTCTTATTTTCCAATGCAGGACGGCAAAAATCATTGCTGTGGCAAACACTATAATCAAAATTAGCCAGAGGTAAGATTGTCCCCAAATGGTTCTAATTAAGAAATGGACGGCAAGAATTAGGAGCAAAGTTGTAAAATCCACCGCACTACGCACCGAACGCCTGTGGTTTCCGGTTATCGACTTGCTTATTATAAAGATGAGCAAGTATCCCAAAAGCGGCATAACGATGAATGCAGCGAGAAACGATGAAATGACTGTGCTCATGTATTCCCCCCCTGTCCCCATTCAATTCCTTTAATCATATGATAAAAAGCGGTTATGAGGGGAACGCTCTTCCCCATGTCTCCAGCCTGCTCAAGAAGA is drawn from Bacillus sp. FJAT-18017 and contains these coding sequences:
- the bshC gene encoding bacillithiol biosynthesis cysteine-adding enzyme BshC translates to MEVSNLLLPAANPFASYYLQQTNEVMPFFHYTYNEPGADRARLDELATRQFPREELAVHIEKYMARFQPSAAIKNSLEKLKRPDSAVIIGGQQAGILTGPLYSIHKVISIIQLARQKEKELGIPVVPVFWIAGEDHDYQEVNHVYVPIGTRADKWIFPQKVIQKKMVTDIRIDKELCRSWVASILSLFGETGHTRQVKAFMEDALKRSETFTDFFGDLITGLFPDSGLLLIDSGNPELREIERSRFEDIILGQEAIISALLRQQEEISKGGFPKTIDASENSANLFYYDKTINERVLLDFDPMSGCFVGNKGSLSFTLEELLQIARNEPASLSNNVVTRPLMQEWLFPVLSFIGGPGEIAYWAELKLVFENFGMKMPPIVPRLNITFIDRTIERDIQELDLNVSETIRRGTGPDEERYLDSIQDPELESVFQNAIKEVNAQYRRIEDKTIEIEPAILALVKKNESIILSQIGFMQKKLEEAIKMKHSIALGKFNRVSLELRPEGSPQERVWNILYYVNKFGLDFPSRLLELEYEFDGTHKLVRI
- a CDS encoding DUF3397 domain-containing protein, with the protein product MSTVISSFLAAFIVMPLLGYLLIFIISKSITGNHRRSVRSAVDFTTLLLILAVHFLIRTIWGQSYLWLILIIVFATAMIFAVLHWKIRGEVVLGKVFRGFWRFNFLLFFIGYLGLIVFGLIQRATTAVQFP